The following proteins come from a genomic window of Vibrio vulnificus NBRC 15645 = ATCC 27562:
- a CDS encoding DUF1566 domain-containing protein — MKRHYSLIASALLLAGCGGSSSGGSATNTAPTYSLSGQVALAEANSTNTKVCVDYNQNSRCDQTESTIALDGNGQFRFQSTSKTFYRRPVLAEVALAGNQTLYLSTPGQSKEKGMVINEVTSLISAMVNQGVTVTVAKEKLQQQLADVGVAVGDDLLTIGQPNGLEVLNDNVRRVLGKVNSHEQSRILAQIAHQLQFAGQHLATDALSEQTIEQWLEAIRNQPVQRQVINDTGVVKQFSGNSVSLENAPSGHYPGQDASFGFDQLDRQESTQNGFKLVKLDGNGNPLADDAEQWSCVQDLRTGLIWENKSADAQSLQYRDRIFTLKLPRFEPYAEDLAASGCHDAGDNICTTQDYAELLSQQTLCGQTNWRLPTVQEFYNLIDFGEQSQTETGQQKGLNQRYFPQQSLGHPDLDPYGYVWTSTVKFTQYNAYATEGSIQSAAVRLLGEDRGQIEYFEIYSDMVEADYGTSFQLPVRMVAAKGN, encoded by the coding sequence ATGAAACGACACTATTCCCTTATTGCCTCCGCGCTGCTCTTGGCAGGCTGTGGTGGCTCATCATCTGGTGGCAGTGCCACCAACACGGCGCCCACTTATTCATTATCCGGTCAAGTTGCGCTGGCGGAAGCGAACAGCACGAACACCAAAGTGTGTGTTGACTACAACCAGAACTCGCGCTGCGATCAAACGGAAAGCACCATCGCGTTAGATGGCAATGGCCAGTTTCGTTTTCAGTCGACCAGCAAAACTTTCTATCGTCGTCCAGTATTAGCCGAGGTGGCGTTGGCGGGCAATCAAACCCTCTATCTTTCTACGCCGGGGCAGAGTAAAGAAAAAGGCATGGTGATCAACGAAGTCACGTCATTGATTTCTGCCATGGTCAACCAAGGCGTTACCGTGACGGTTGCCAAGGAAAAACTGCAACAACAGTTAGCGGATGTGGGTGTTGCGGTGGGAGACGATCTTCTGACGATAGGTCAACCGAATGGCCTTGAGGTGTTGAACGACAACGTGCGCCGAGTTCTGGGTAAAGTAAACAGCCATGAGCAATCACGTATTTTGGCGCAAATTGCCCACCAGTTGCAGTTTGCTGGGCAACATTTAGCGACGGATGCTTTGAGTGAGCAAACCATTGAGCAGTGGCTCGAAGCGATCAGAAACCAGCCAGTACAACGCCAAGTGATTAACGATACCGGGGTTGTTAAGCAATTCTCTGGCAACAGTGTGAGCTTAGAAAACGCGCCAAGCGGGCATTATCCGGGCCAAGATGCTTCATTTGGTTTTGATCAACTCGATAGGCAGGAAAGCACACAAAATGGCTTCAAACTGGTCAAGCTCGATGGCAATGGCAACCCATTAGCAGATGACGCTGAGCAGTGGTCTTGTGTTCAAGATCTGCGTACAGGCTTGATCTGGGAAAATAAGAGTGCCGATGCGCAGTCGCTTCAATATCGCGATCGTATTTTTACCCTCAAGTTACCTCGTTTCGAACCGTACGCGGAAGACCTTGCGGCGTCTGGGTGCCACGATGCAGGCGACAACATTTGTACCACGCAAGATTACGCGGAGTTGCTCAGTCAGCAAACCTTGTGTGGGCAAACCAACTGGCGCTTACCGACGGTGCAAGAGTTCTACAATCTCATCGATTTTGGCGAGCAATCTCAAACGGAAACCGGCCAACAAAAAGGATTGAATCAGCGTTACTTCCCGCAGCAATCATTGGGGCATCCCGATCTGGATCCGTATGGCTACGTATGGACATCGACGGTGAAATTCACTCAATACAACGCGTATGCTACCGAAGGCAGTATCCAATCGGCGGCGGTGCGACTGTTGGGTGAAGACCGCGGCCAAATCGAATACTTTGAAATTTATTCCGACATGGTGGAAGCCGATTACGGCACCTCTTTCCAACTACCCGTCCGTATGGTTGCAGCAAAAGGGAACTAA